AGGTCGAGCACCGCTCGGTGGCGTTCGACGTGCTCTGCTACTTCGACGACCGCTATGTCCGTCGCGCCCGGGCTCAGCTGCTGGTGACGCCGGTGATCGTGTACTTGTGGCTGCGCGGGGTGCGGTTCTTGATGGCGAACGACCCGGCCGTGGCGGGGCTGTCCTGGTTCCGTCGGAAAGCACACTGGGCGGACTGGCTTGCCGGCTCGGCCCGCGGGGTCGTGCCGGGTCCGGTCGAGCTGGTCTGGCGGATGTCCAGCTACTTCCTGCCGGGGTATCACCCCAGCCGTGAGGGCTCCACCGTGCAGGCGGTGCAGTATCTGGCCGGTTCGCCGGCGGCTCGGGCGGCTGCGCGGTGATCGTGCCGACGCTGCGCCGGGGTTCGCGATACCGGGTCAGTCGTCATCCCCCGGCCGACCTGCGGGGTCGGCCGCGGGCCGACCGGGTGATGGCGTTGCTGGGTGGCCTGGTCGAGCACACCTACCTGGCCTACGTGGAGCAGGTCCGGTACAACCCGGGTCGGCAGCACCGCCCGGGCCGGGACTTGCGGGTGGTGCTCACCGATCGGCGCCCGGTCGCGCGGGACGCCGACGTGGTCGAGCTGACCTTCCGCGCGCCGGACCGGGCCGATCTGCCGGATTGGCAACCCGGCTGTCATCTGGACGTCCATCTGCCGTCCGGATTGCGCCGGCAGTATTCGCTGTGCGGTTCACCGGTGGACCGGTCCGGGTACACGGTCGCGGTGCGGCGCATTCCGGACGGCGGCGGGGGCTCGCTCGAGATGCACAGTCTGGCGATCGGCACGGAAGTGGCGGTCCGCGGACCGCGCAACGGCTTCCCGTTCGTCTCCGCCGGATCCGCGTTGTTCTTGGCCGGCGGGATCGGCATCACCCCGATCATCGCGATGGTCCGCGCGGCTCGAGCGATCGGGATGGATTGGCGGCTGATCTATACTGGTCGCTCCCGCGAGTCGATGCCGTTCCTGGACGAGGTCGAACTGTGGGAACCGGACCGGGTACAGATCCGGTGCGACGACGAACACGGCCTGCCGTCCGCGGCGGATCTGCTGGGCGCGGCGCCGGCCGGTGGGGCGGTGTATTGCTGCGGGCCGACCTCGATGCTGGCGGTGGTTCGAGGTGGTTTCGCCGACTGCGCCGCGGCAACGCTGCACTTCGAGCGGTTTTCCCCGCCGCCGGTACGGGACGGGCGACCGTTGCGGGTGGAGCTGGCTCGGACCGGGCGCTCGGTCGTCGTGGCCGCGGACGAGTCGGTGCTGGCCGCGGTCCGGCGGGTGGCACCGGACGTCGCCTATTCCTGTCAGCAGGGTTTTTGCGGAACTTGCCGGGTGCGGGTGCTGGCCGGGCGGCCCGAACATCGCGACCATCGGCTCACGGCGGCCGAGCGCGCGGACGGTGACATGCTGATCTGCGTGTCCCGCGCCGCCGAAACCGAAAGATTGGTATTGGATCTGTGATGACCACCAGACACTTCGTGCCCGGCGACGACGCGCAGCTGGCTGTGTTCGAGACCGGTGATCCGGCCGGCGAAACGATCGTGCTACTGCACGGTTGGCCGGACTCGCATCTGCTCTGGGATCGGGTGGTGCCGTTGTTGGCCGACCGATACCGGGTACTGGCGGTCGACAACCGCG
Above is a genomic segment from Skermania piniformis containing:
- a CDS encoding PDR/VanB family oxidoreductase codes for the protein MALLGGLVEHTYLAYVEQVRYNPGRQHRPGRDLRVVLTDRRPVARDADVVELTFRAPDRADLPDWQPGCHLDVHLPSGLRRQYSLCGSPVDRSGYTVAVRRIPDGGGGSLEMHSLAIGTEVAVRGPRNGFPFVSAGSALFLAGGIGITPIIAMVRAARAIGMDWRLIYTGRSRESMPFLDEVELWEPDRVQIRCDDEHGLPSAADLLGAAPAGGAVYCCGPTSMLAVVRGGFADCAAATLHFERFSPPPVRDGRPLRVELARTGRSVVVAADESVLAAVRRVAPDVAYSCQQGFCGTCRVRVLAGRPEHRDHRLTAAERADGDMLICVSRAAETERLVLDL